One genomic window of Polyangium aurulentum includes the following:
- a CDS encoding serine/threonine-protein kinase, whose amino-acid sequence MVKKPDEPSAPRPRRRAPMREVRAGAFRVEEEIARGGFGIVYRAIHEETGKPAAVKVMHAEMFSDPTVAVRFEREAEVVLALRHPNLVDIHEYGRLADGRPYIAMELLSGTSLEHHLVRQGRLPVDEALAILGPLADALDAAHAHAVVHRDIKPSNVFLCDNGGALRVVLLDFGVAKLLDSRGQALTASRGTLGTVLYMAPEQLLGSSVDARADIYSLGALAYAMLTGQAPFGDRDTLVLSQIHTHARPRLPSSRAPIDPALDEPLLRALARDPTDRPATAKAFVASLAAGARASRAALARPAGAIERPALAVHAEVRVAPVVIGEGDEALHADVEATLPLVLAELGAEGLVAVAEDATHLLMVAPLEGDPALAARAVEAARRAYRRFEASPGRDARVGLRIAVHAGVLLTSAEGTLLGGGLLDAASWVPAAAGGVVASAAALEGLGTRGKPVASAPGFFSMEP is encoded by the coding sequence GTGGTGAAGAAGCCCGACGAGCCCTCGGCCCCGCGCCCTCGACGCCGCGCTCCAATGCGCGAGGTCCGCGCCGGTGCGTTCCGCGTCGAGGAGGAGATCGCCAGGGGCGGCTTCGGCATCGTCTACCGCGCGATCCACGAGGAAACGGGCAAGCCCGCGGCCGTCAAGGTGATGCACGCGGAGATGTTCTCCGATCCCACGGTCGCCGTGCGCTTCGAGCGCGAGGCGGAGGTCGTGCTCGCGCTGCGCCACCCGAACCTGGTCGATATTCACGAATACGGCCGGCTCGCCGACGGGCGGCCCTACATCGCGATGGAGCTGCTCTCGGGCACGAGCCTCGAGCACCACCTCGTCCGGCAAGGTCGCCTTCCCGTGGATGAGGCGCTCGCAATCCTGGGCCCCCTGGCGGACGCGCTCGACGCGGCGCACGCGCACGCGGTCGTGCACCGCGACATCAAGCCCTCGAACGTGTTCCTCTGCGACAATGGCGGCGCGCTGCGCGTCGTGCTGCTCGATTTCGGCGTGGCCAAGCTGCTCGATTCGCGCGGCCAAGCGCTCACCGCCTCGCGCGGAACCCTCGGAACGGTGCTCTACATGGCGCCCGAGCAGCTCCTCGGCTCCTCGGTGGACGCGCGCGCGGACATCTATTCGCTCGGCGCGCTCGCCTATGCAATGCTCACCGGGCAGGCGCCCTTTGGCGATCGCGACACGCTGGTTCTGAGCCAGATTCACACGCACGCGCGGCCGAGGCTTCCGAGCTCGCGCGCGCCCATCGATCCCGCGCTCGACGAGCCCCTGCTCCGGGCCCTCGCGCGCGATCCCACCGATCGACCGGCCACTGCAAAGGCATTCGTGGCGTCGCTCGCCGCCGGGGCGCGGGCATCGCGCGCGGCCCTCGCCCGCCCAGCGGGTGCAATCGAGCGGCCGGCGCTCGCGGTGCACGCGGAGGTTCGCGTCGCTCCGGTCGTCATTGGCGAGGGAGACGAGGCGCTGCACGCGGACGTGGAGGCGACGCTGCCGCTCGTCCTGGCAGAGCTCGGGGCGGAGGGCCTCGTCGCGGTGGCCGAGGACGCGACGCACCTGCTCATGGTGGCGCCATTGGAAGGCGATCCGGCGCTCGCCGCGCGCGCCGTCGAGGCGGCGCGACGCGCATATCGGCGGTTCGAGGCGAGCCCGGGGCGCGACGCGCGGGTGGGCCTTCGCATTGCGGTGCACGCGGGCGTCCTGCTCACGAGCGCCGAGGGCACGCTCCTCGGCGGCGGCCTGCTCGATGCGGCGTCCTGGGTCCCCGCCGCGGCGGGAGGCGTGGTTGCCTCGGCGGCCGCGCTCGAGGGGCTTGGAACGCGCGGAAAACCCGTGGCGAGCGCGCCTGGGTTTTTCTCGATGGAACCATAA